From Apilactobacillus bombintestini:
CTGCCTAAATTTATACATATTGGACAGTAATAATTATCATTAGGCATTTTAGCGTCTATATATTTAGTTATTTGTCCACATCGTTTACAATAGATATGGTTGTGTTCAATTTTAATGGGAGTGTATTTTTGAACCGTTGATCTTTGAACCAGTGAATCACTCACTAGTTTTTCATCGATATGTCTTCCATACAATTCAGAAATATTTTCTATCATAAAAACACCACCACTAATAAATACGTAAAAAATAAGCTAAAATACATAAGGAAGGTGAAAAAATTGAAATCTGATTATTTAACTATTAAAAATAGTGGAACCAATGAGATTGATATAAAAAAATCACAATTCATTTGTTATATTGCTCGCGTAAGTAACGAAGAAGAAGCTGTAAACTTTGTCAACAAAGTTAAAGAAGAACATAAAAAAGCTACTCATAATTGCCATGCATACGTAATTGGAGCTAATGATGACATCCAACGAGCTAGTGATAATGGTGAACCTTCTGGTACCGCGGGAGTTCCTATTTTAGAAGCCATCAAAAGTATTGGAATTCATAATACTGCCGCAGTAGTAACTAGATATTTTGGTGGAATTAAATTAGGTGCTGGTGGTTTAATTCGTGCATACAGTAATGCCACTACTAAAGCCATTGAACATGTAGGTGTGGTAAAAGAAATTCTACAAACTGAAATTACCATTACTGTAGACTACAAATTATTTGATCAATTAAACTATCATTTAAATGAAAACCACATCAATATTATCGATACACAATATACCGATAAAGTAGCTGTAATTGTTTCTATCGATAATCCAAAAGTAGAAGATTTTAAAGCTTCTATCATTGAGTTATTAAACGATCGTGTCGCCTTTCAAGATGGTGAAGAAAAATATTTTGAAATCGATTTTAATCCATACCAAAACTAAAAAAAGATTGACCTTGTTAGGTCAATCTTTTTTTAATGATTACTTTTACTTGTATTTTCTTTTACTACTTTTTTAATTGCATTCAATAATGGCTGACGCCCTTTTCCTGCAAGTCCAATAGATTCAACAAAAAGTTCAAGTCCAATTAATGTCGCAATCGTTAATAGGATTGAACCCCAAATAGTAGAAATTGGATATAGTAATGAAATAAATGAGAATATTAATGCAATTCCATAAATCACCAATACGGTTTGTCTATGTGTTAAACCAATTTGCATTAGGCGGTGATGTAAATGTCTTTTATCCGCATGCATGATAGGTTCTTTATTAAGCATACGACGTAAAATAGCATAAATAGTATCAGTTATAGGAACTCCCAAAATAATAACTGGGATAATAACTGTAATGAATGTCGCATTTTTCAATCCACTTAAAGAGAACATAGAAATCATAAAACCAATAAATAATGAACCTGTGTCTCCTAAATAAATTCTTGCAGGAAAGAAATTATATGGTAAAAAGCCCATACATGCAGCCACTAAAGCAAAAATCATAATGGATACATATATATTCCCCACATTTAAGAAGAACATTCCAGTAATTCCCATAGTCGTTAATGCAATAATGGAAACTCCTGTAGCTAAACCATCTAATCCATCAATTAAGTTAACTGCGTTAGTAATTGCTAAAATCCATATCCATGTAACTGGTAAGCTTAGCCAACCTAAATTAACCATTCCTATAAAAGGTATTGATAAGTTACTCATTTGAACATTACCTAAAAAGTAAACAGCTAATGATGCTAAACTAATGCCAAATACTTTTTGACGAGGTTTAAGTACTAAAATATCATCAGTTATACCTGTTATTATAATAATTACTTGTCCTATAAACATCCCATATAGTTGTTGAGTAGGCATTTGTTTTCGTAGTAAAAACATTGTAGCAACTGTATAAGCTGCAAAAATCGCCAATCCTCCTAAAGTAGGCATAGGAACTTTATTCATCCTTCGCTTATTTGGACTATCAATTGCTCCACATCTAAAAGCTAATTTTCTAATAAATGGCGTTAGAACAGCAGATATAATCATAGTTGCAAATAGGCAAACGATAATTTCGAATTTTAGCATGATCGTTTTCCTTTCATTGAGTTCTCTGTAATAAATTATACAAATCTAAAGCATTAAAAACAAGACAAATCCCTAATAAGCCATTTATATAAACTATGTAAATAATAAAACCCTTAAAGTTAATTTAACTTCAAGGGTTTTATTATTATCTAATTTTTTATTACATCATTGGGTTCATGCCTGGGTTAGCTGGTTTGTCATTATTTTCTGGCTTATCAGCAACCACAGCTTCAGTAGTTAATAACAATGCTGAAACTGAAGCAGCATTTTGTAATGCTGATCTAGATACCTTAGTTGGGTCAACAACTCCGGCCTTAATCATATCTTCATACTTACCAGTAGCTGCATTGTAACCAATGCCTTTATCCTTACCCTTCAAATGTTCAACAACAACGGAGCCATCTACCCCAGCATTGTGAGCAATTTGTCTTACAGGAGCTTCTAGTGCTCTTAATACGATATTAACACCGGTCTTTTCGTCACCTTCAGCAGAAATTCCAGCAATATCATTTAAGATGTTAATGAATGCAGTTCCACCACCTGGAACGAATCCTTCTTCAACAGCGGCTCTAGTTGAGTTTAAAGCATCTTCAATTCTGTACTTACGTTCTTTTAATTCAGTTTCAGTAGCAGCACCAACACGAATTACGGCAACTCCACCAGCTAATTTAGCTAATCTTTCTCTTAACTTTTCTTTATCAAAGTCTGATGTAGTAGTTGCTAAACGGTTCTTAATTTCAGCAACACGTTGTGCTAACTTGTCTTTATCACCAGCACCTTGGACAATTGTAGTGTCATCCTTAGTAACGTTAATCTTGTTAGCTTGACCTAATTGATCAATAGTTACATCCTTTAAGTTCAAACCTAATTCGTCAGTGATTACTGTAGCACCAGTTAATACGGCGATATCTTGTAATTGAGCCTTACGACGGTCACCAAAACCAGGAGCTTTAACAGCAACTACGTTAAAGGTACCACGCATCTTGTTCAATACTAATGTTGGAAGTGCTTCACCACCAATATCATCAGCAATGATTAATAGTGATCTACCTTGTTCAACAACAGATTGTAATAATGGTAAGATTTCTTGAATATTGTTAATCTTCTTATCAGTAACTAAGATGTATGGATTATCCAAGTTAGCTTCCATCTTATCACTGTCAGTTACCATGTATTGTGACATGTAACCACGATCAAATTGCATACCTTCTACAACATCCATAGTAGTATTTACACCACGTGAATCTTCAACAGTAATTACACCGTCATTACCAACTTTTTCCATCGCATCAGCAATTAGTTCACCGACTTCTGGGTTAGCAGCTGAAATAGAAGCAATTTGTGCAATATCATTCTTGTTCTTAATTTCATGTGACATGTTGTGTAGCTTTTCTACAGCAACTTCAGTAGCCTTTTCAATACCTCTACGAACACCAACTGGGTTAGCACCGGCAGTAACGTTCTTCATACCTTCATTTACAATTGCTTGAGTTAAAACAGTTGCAGTAGTAGTACCGTCACCAGCAATGTCATCAGTCTTAGAAGCAACTTCTGAAACTAACTTAGCACCCATGTTTTCAAAATGATTTGGTAATTCAATTGACTTAGCAATTGTAACACCATCATTAGTAATATTAGGATTACCAGCTGATTCTTCTAGAACTACGTTACGACCCTTAGGACCTAAAGTAGTTTTAACAGTGTTAGCTAGCTTATCCACACCTCTTAACATTGAACGTCTTGCATCTTCAGCAAACTTTACTTCTTTTGCCATAATTATTCACCTCATTTAATAATTAAAAATTTTTATTCAACAATAGCTAAAATATCTTTTTCATGTAAAACTAAGTAATCAGCACCATCATATTCCACTTTAGTACCAGAATACTTATCAAACATTACTGAATCTCCTTGTTTTACAGATGGAGCAACCTTTTGTCCGTTGTCTAAAACGCGGCCAGCACCAACAGCCACAACTTTTCCAGTTTGAGGCTTTTCTTTTGCATTATTGGCTAAAACAATTCCTCCAACAGTTTCTTCTTTATCTTCTTGTGTTTCCACAATTACTCGATCACCTAATGGTTTTAACATTTTAACCAGCCTCCATGACTTAATCATTTAATTTTTATTATGTTTAAATTAGCACTCTTTCTAGTTGAGTGCTAACTGACTATTTATAATATATTATTATTTGGAAAATAATGCAATTAATTTAGCTCGTTAAATAAAAAAAGATGATAAGTAAATCGCTTATCATCTATTATTGTTAGCCTTCATAATGTTCAATGAAGTATATTAAGGTTTGTAATTCATTAGTTAAGTCTACGTTTTGCACTCTGACATTTTGAGGAACGGATAATCGTTTGGAAGTAAAGTTCATAATTCCTTTAGCGCCACCCTTTACTGCCTTATCACAAAGTTCTTGTACTACTGTAGCAGGAACAGTAAAAATAACGACTTGAATTTGTTGTTCTTTCAATTGTTGTTGCAAATCATGCACATCGTATACTGGTACACCACTTTGCACTGTATTAATCATATCATCGTGAATATCAAATGCTGCTGAAATGCGAACATTACTATCTTTGTGAAAATTAAAACGAAGTAAGGCTTGTCCTAGATTTCCTAAACCGACCAAAGCAACATTGGTTAAATGATCTTGATTAAGTATCTTTTTAAAGAAATCTAATAGGTTATCAACATCATAACCATAACCACGTTTTCCTAAGGCTCCAAAGTATGACAAGTCTCTTCTAATAGTTGCAGAATCAACTTGCACCGCATCTGCAAATGTACTGGATGAAATTCTCTTAACCTTAGCATCATGCATACCACTAAGGTAACGATAGTACATAGGTAATCGCTTAGCAGTTGCTCTAGGAATTTTAATATCCAAAACTTTTCCTCCCTCTGTTCTTTATGTAACGTCTTCATATTTTATCACAAAAATAAAGTTTGTGAAATAAGTATTATGAACATTAAATATATTTATCAATTTAAACCTAGTCCCCTTTTATGCTAAAATAGTTACTATCACTTATATTTCAGCAATTCTAATGGAGGTGAGATTTTGATTATTTTACAAGCTAACAAATTAACTAAACGATTTGGTGGCGAAGATCTTTTCACAAGCGTCGATTTACAAGTATCTGAAAATAGTAAAATTGCCCTAGTTGGACGCAATGGAGCTGGTAAATCCACCCTAGTGAAAATGATTATGGGCGAAGAAAGCATCGATGAAGGTAGTGTTTCTACTAAAAAAGGTTTAACTATCGGCTACCTAGCACAAAATACCGGACTTAAATCCAATAAAACCATAATTGAAGAAATGGAGTCTGTATTTGAAAAAGTTATCAAGTTAGAAGCAAAAATCCATCACTATGAAGAACTGATGGCGGATGTTAACATCAATTCTAATCCTGATAAGTTAAATGAAGTTTCTAAAACTTATGATCAATTACAAGCTCAATTTACTGCTATGAATGGTTTTGGATATCAAGCAGAAATAAAGGCCGTATTAAATGGTTTTGGATTTGGCGAAGATACTTATGATCACAAAATTTCAGAACTATCTGGTGGTCAACAAACCCAATTAGCTATGGCTAAACTTTTACTAGAAAAACGTGATTTATTAATCTTAGACGAACCTACTAACCATATTGATGTTAAAACTATTAGTTGGTTAGAAGATTATCTAAAAAGTTATCATGGCGCCTTGCTAATTGTTTCTCACGATCGTTTCTTTATGGATAAGATTGTGGATGAAGTATACGATTTAAGCCAAGGACAAATGACACATTATTTAGGTAATTATTCTGAATACGTTGAAAAGAAGCGTTTGAATTATCAACATCAACTAAAGGAATATGAAAAGCAACAAAAACAAATAAAAGAAATGCAAGATTTCGTGGATAAAAACATTGTCAGAGCTTCCACCACAAAGCGTGCTCAAGCTAGACGCAAACAGTTGGAGAAAATGCAACGAATTAATCCACCTTCTCGAGACGATAAATCCGCAAGACTTTCTTTTTCACCTGAACGTCAAAGTGGAAATGTTGTATTAAATGTCCGTGATGCTGCTATTGGTTACAATCAAACTGCTTTATCAAAAAATATTAATATAGACGTAAATCGTAATCATGCTGTTGCCTTAATTGGTCCTAATGGTATTGGTAAAACTACCCTTTTAAAAACTATTGTGAAAAAATTACCATTAATTAAAGGTGAAATTAATTTAGGTACGGGTGTACAAATTGGATACTATGATCAACATCAAAATAATTTACATCCCTCTAAATCAGTTCTAAATGAAATTTGGGACGACTATCCTACTTATCCGGAACAAAAAATTCGTTCTATTCTAGGGAGTTTCCTATTTTCTGGAAACGACGTAGAAAAAACAGTAGGCAATTTATCTGGTGGTGAAAAAGCACGTTTAGTATTAACTAAATTATCTATGAATCACGATAACTTTTTAATATTAGATGAACCTACCAACCACCTTGATATCGATAGTAGAGAGGTTTTAGAAAATGCCTTAACCAATTTTGATGGCACTATTTTATTTGTTTCTCACGATCGTTACTTTATTAATAAATTGGCTACTGAAATTGTGGAATTATCACCTAACGGAAGTGAACTTTACTTAGGAAATTACAATTACTATGTAGAGAAAAAAGACGAACAACAAGCTATTGCTCAACACAAACAAGAACAATTAGCCGAATCACAAGGCACTTCTAATTCTTCCGTTACTCCTAAGTCAGATAATCAAAAACAATTTATTGCTAATAAAGAAGAACAAAAACGTGAAAGAAAAATAAAACGTGAAATTGATAGTTTAGAAAAAGATTTAGAAAATTATCAAACCCAAAAACAAGATATAGAAAATGACATGGTAAAACCAGAGAATCTTAATGATATCGATAAATTAAATGACCTACAAAATCAATTAGATGACGTAGAAAAACAAATAAACGATACCGAAGATCAATGGGAAGATGCCATGTTAAAACTGGAAGATTAAAAAAAGCGTAAGTTGAATCAATCAACTTACGCTTTTTATTTTATTCATCTAATAAATCGAAATCTAAGCTAGGGTCAGCATTTAAATCTACTCCAGCAAAGACATTCTTTTTAGCTAATACGTAACCAGCAGCACCTATCATAGCTGCGTTGTCACCACAAAGTTTCAATGGAACTTTAACTAGTTCAGTACCATCTACATCATCAATAGCTTTACCTAAAGCTTCACGAAGTCCGTGGTTAGCAGCAACTCCTCCAGCTAAAATTAATTGTTTAACTGGATACTCTTGTAGAGCTTTCTTAGTTTTATCTACTAAAACATCTACTACCGCACTTTGGAAACTAGCAGCTAAATCATCTTTGTTTAATTCTTCATGAATTTGATCAGCATGATGAGTAGTGTTTAAAAAGGCACTCTTTAAACCACTAAAACTAAAGTCGAAATTATCTTCTTTTTCCATGGCACGTGGAAAATCAAATGTATCTTTACCTTGTGCAGCCATTTGGTCTACTTTTGGACCTGCTGGATAATTAATTCCTAACACACGTCCTACTTTATCATAAGCTTCACCGGCAGCATCGTCTCTAGTTTCACCAATAATCTTAAATTCCCCTTCTTCAGGCATTAAGACTAATTCGGTATGTCCACCAGATACAACCAATGCCAATGCTGGATATTCGATTTTAGTTACATAACGACTGGCAAGAATATGTCCTGCTATATGGTTTACCGGAATTAATGGAATATTATGTGCCCAAGCAACAGTTTTAGCTGCTGTAACACCAATTAATAATGCTCCTACCAATCCAGGACCATAAGTTACCGCAATTGCATCGATATCATCATAAGTTACATTTGCTTCTCTCATAGCATCATCGATACAGATAGTAACTTCTTCAATATGGTGACGACTTGCTACTTCTGGCACAACTCCACCAAATCTTTGATGACTTTTAATTTGTGTGGCAACAATATTTGATAATATTTTCTTACCATCTTCAATAATGGCAACACTAGTTTCATCACAACTAGATTCAAATGACATAACTATATGTGGTTGCACAAAAAGACCTCATTTCTTCTAAATTCCAAAATTGTTGGGAATGGTTTCATATAAATCTAAATCCAATACCATATCGACAGCATCTTCATGATCACCATCGTAATAATTTTTCTTTATTCCCACTTCTTTAAATCCTAAATCTGAATATAATCGTTGGGCTTTTACATTGCTAACTCTTACTTCTAAAGAAACTGTCTTATATCGTAATTGACGAGCCTTTTTTATAATCTTGGCAACTAAGAAATATCCTAGTCCACGATCTTGAAAATCAGGATGCACTGCCACATTAGATATATGACAGTCACTCAATCTATCATTTAAAGAACTACCAATGAAAGCTACTAATTTATCTTGTT
This genomic window contains:
- the groL gene encoding chaperonin GroEL (60 kDa chaperone family; promotes refolding of misfolded polypeptides especially under stressful conditions; forms two stacked rings of heptamers to form a barrel-shaped 14mer; ends can be capped by GroES; misfolded proteins enter the barrel where they are refolded when GroES binds), whose product is MAKEVKFAEDARRSMLRGVDKLANTVKTTLGPKGRNVVLEESAGNPNITNDGVTIAKSIELPNHFENMGAKLVSEVASKTDDIAGDGTTTATVLTQAIVNEGMKNVTAGANPVGVRRGIEKATEVAVEKLHNMSHEIKNKNDIAQIASISAANPEVGELIADAMEKVGNDGVITVEDSRGVNTTMDVVEGMQFDRGYMSQYMVTDSDKMEANLDNPYILVTDKKINNIQEILPLLQSVVEQGRSLLIIADDIGGEALPTLVLNKMRGTFNVVAVKAPGFGDRRKAQLQDIAVLTGATVITDELGLNLKDVTIDQLGQANKINVTKDDTTIVQGAGDKDKLAQRVAEIKNRLATTTSDFDKEKLRERLAKLAGGVAVIRVGAATETELKERKYRIEDALNSTRAAVEEGFVPGGGTAFINILNDIAGISAEGDEKTGVNIVLRALEAPVRQIAHNAGVDGSVVVEHLKGKDKGIGYNAATGKYEDMIKAGVVDPTKVSRSALQNAASVSALLLTTEAVVADKPENNDKPANPGMNPMM
- a CDS encoding glycosyltransferase family 4 protein, translated to MLKFEIIVCLFATMIISAVLTPFIRKLAFRCGAIDSPNKRRMNKVPMPTLGGLAIFAAYTVATMFLLRKQMPTQQLYGMFIGQVIIIITGITDDILVLKPRQKVFGISLASLAVYFLGNVQMSNLSIPFIGMVNLGWLSLPVTWIWILAITNAVNLIDGLDGLATGVSIIALTTMGITGMFFLNVGNIYVSIMIFALVAACMGFLPYNFFPARIYLGDTGSLFIGFMISMFSLSGLKNATFITVIIPVIILGVPITDTIYAILRRMLNKEPIMHADKRHLHHRLMQIGLTHRQTVLVIYGIALIFSFISLLYPISTIWGSILLTIATLIGLELFVESIGLAGKGRQPLLNAIKKVVKENTSKSNH
- the tsaD gene encoding tRNA (adenosine(37)-N6)-threonylcarbamoyltransferase complex transferase subunit TsaD; this translates as MSFESSCDETSVAIIEDGKKILSNIVATQIKSHQRFGGVVPEVASRHHIEEVTICIDDAMREANVTYDDIDAIAVTYGPGLVGALLIGVTAAKTVAWAHNIPLIPVNHIAGHILASRYVTKIEYPALALVVSGGHTELVLMPEEGEFKIIGETRDDAAGEAYDKVGRVLGINYPAGPKVDQMAAQGKDTFDFPRAMEKEDNFDFSFSGLKSAFLNTTHHADQIHEELNKDDLAASFQSAVVDVLVDKTKKALQEYPVKQLILAGGVAANHGLREALGKAIDDVDGTELVKVPLKLCGDNAAMIGAAGYVLAKKNVFAGVDLNADPSLDFDLLDE
- a CDS encoding ABC-F family ATP-binding cassette domain-containing protein, producing MIILQANKLTKRFGGEDLFTSVDLQVSENSKIALVGRNGAGKSTLVKMIMGEESIDEGSVSTKKGLTIGYLAQNTGLKSNKTIIEEMESVFEKVIKLEAKIHHYEELMADVNINSNPDKLNEVSKTYDQLQAQFTAMNGFGYQAEIKAVLNGFGFGEDTYDHKISELSGGQQTQLAMAKLLLEKRDLLILDEPTNHIDVKTISWLEDYLKSYHGALLIVSHDRFFMDKIVDEVYDLSQGQMTHYLGNYSEYVEKKRLNYQHQLKEYEKQQKQIKEMQDFVDKNIVRASTTKRAQARRKQLEKMQRINPPSRDDKSARLSFSPERQSGNVVLNVRDAAIGYNQTALSKNINIDVNRNHAVALIGPNGIGKTTLLKTIVKKLPLIKGEINLGTGVQIGYYDQHQNNLHPSKSVLNEIWDDYPTYPEQKIRSILGSFLFSGNDVEKTVGNLSGGEKARLVLTKLSMNHDNFLILDEPTNHLDIDSREVLENALTNFDGTILFVSHDRYFINKLATEIVELSPNGSELYLGNYNYYVEKKDEQQAIAQHKQEQLAESQGTSNSSVTPKSDNQKQFIANKEEQKRERKIKREIDSLEKDLENYQTQKQDIENDMVKPENLNDIDKLNDLQNQLDDVEKQINDTEDQWEDAMLKLED
- a CDS encoding redox-sensing transcriptional repressor Rex; this encodes MDIKIPRATAKRLPMYYRYLSGMHDAKVKRISSSTFADAVQVDSATIRRDLSYFGALGKRGYGYDVDNLLDFFKKILNQDHLTNVALVGLGNLGQALLRFNFHKDSNVRISAAFDIHDDMINTVQSGVPVYDVHDLQQQLKEQQIQVVIFTVPATVVQELCDKAVKGGAKGIMNFTSKRLSVPQNVRVQNVDLTNELQTLIYFIEHYEG
- the groES gene encoding co-chaperone GroES, which encodes MLKPLGDRVIVETQEDKEETVGGIVLANNAKEKPQTGKVVAVGAGRVLDNGQKVAPSVKQGDSVMFDKYSGTKVEYDGADYLVLHEKDILAIVE
- a CDS encoding YigZ family protein, with the translated sequence MKSDYLTIKNSGTNEIDIKKSQFICYIARVSNEEEAVNFVNKVKEEHKKATHNCHAYVIGANDDIQRASDNGEPSGTAGVPILEAIKSIGIHNTAAVVTRYFGGIKLGAGGLIRAYSNATTKAIEHVGVVKEILQTEITITVDYKLFDQLNYHLNENHINIIDTQYTDKVAVIVSIDNPKVEDFKASIIELLNDRVAFQDGEEKYFEIDFNPYQN
- the rimI gene encoding ribosomal protein S18-alanine N-acetyltransferase, which produces MLKKLINWYQSKFINTKNLLKKEHLNIKNHIVNINGDKFYLAKAMVTDIPEMVEVEKSVYDGKAPWNREAFIPELQPRLDRFYLLLRQQDKLVAFIGSSLNDRLSDCHISNVAVHPDFQDRGLGYFLVAKIIKKARQLRYKTVSLEVRVSNVKAQRLYSDLGFKEVGIKKNYYDGDHEDAVDMVLDLDLYETIPNNFGI